In one window of Puniceicoccus vermicola DNA:
- a CDS encoding helix-turn-helix domain-containing protein, with protein sequence MKTSDIIATHEPVPFMSDDLLDQLRKRIIARRKAAGLTQAEVAERLGLKLARYGHYERGLRRVPLTLLPDLAQALECEEGDLLGIAATKASKRGPSSRAERLVQRLGTLPRKKQSVILDMVEGAIDKAS encoded by the coding sequence ATGAAAACTTCCGATATAATCGCCACTCATGAACCCGTTCCTTTCATGAGCGACGACCTTCTCGACCAACTTCGCAAGCGCATCATCGCCCGGCGAAAAGCCGCCGGACTGACCCAAGCCGAGGTCGCCGAACGCCTCGGACTCAAACTCGCCCGTTACGGCCATTACGAACGGGGCCTGCGCCGCGTTCCACTGACTCTCCTCCCCGATCTGGCCCAAGCCCTCGAATGCGAAGAAGGCGATCTACTCGGAATCGCCGCAACTAAAGCCTCCAAACGAGGTCCCTCCTCTCGCGCCGAACGGCTCGTGCAACGGCTCGGGACTCTCCCAAGAAAGAAACAAAGCGTGATCCTCGATATGGTCGAAGGGGCCATCGACAAGGCCTCCTAA